Proteins from a genomic interval of Acomys russatus chromosome 19, mAcoRus1.1, whole genome shotgun sequence:
- the Cic gene encoding protein capicua homolog isoform X3 produces MYSAHRPLIPASGAASRGLGMFVWTNVEPRSVAVFPWHSLVPFLAPSQPDPSVQPSEAQQPASHPVASTQSKEPAESAAVAHEQPSGGTGGADPGRPPGATCPESPGPGPPLTLGGVEPGKSLPPTTEEEAPGPPGEPRLDSETESDHDDAFLSIMSPEIQLPLPPGKRRTQSLSALPKERDSSSEKDGRSPNKREKDHIRRPMNAFMIFSKRHRALVHQRHPNQDNRTVSKILGEWWYALGPKEKQKYHDLAFQVKEAHFKAHPDWKWCNKDRKKSSSEAKPASLGLAGAHKETRERSMSETGTAAAPGVSSELLSVAAQTLLSSDTKAPGSGPCGADRLHTVGGPGSARPRAFSHSGVHSLDGGEVDSQALQELTQMVSGPTSYSGPKPSSQYGAPGSFAAPGEGGTLATSGRPPLLPSRASRSQRAASEDMTSDEERMVICEEEGDDDVIADDSFGTTDIDLKCKERVTDSESGDSSGEDPEGNKGFGRKVFSPVIRSSFTHCRPTLDPEPPGPPDPPAAFSKGYGPTPSSSSAPASTSVSVSTSFSLGSGTFKTQESGQGSTAVPLRPPPPGAGGPTTPSKAARFLPTDPATFRRKRPESVGSLEGPGPSVIAAPPGAGGNILQTLVLPPSKEEREGRVPSAPAPSLAYGAPAAPLSRPAATMVTNVVRPVSSTPVPIASKPFPTSGRAEASSNDSGGARTEMGSGSRVPGGSPLGVSLVYSDKKSAAAASPAPHLVAGPLLGTVGKAPATVTNLLVGTPGYGAPASPAVQFIAQGAPGSAAPAGSGASAGSGPNGPVPLGILQSGALGKAGGITQVQYILPTLPQQLQVAPSPAQAPGTKAATPSGPAPTTSIRFTLPPGTSTNGKVLAATAPTAGIPILQSVPSAPPPKAQSLSPVQATPSGGSAQLLPGKVLVPLAAPSMSVRGGGAGQPLPLVSSPFSVPVQNGAQQPSKIIQLTPVPVSTPSGLVPPLSPATMPGPTSQPQKVLLPSSTRITYVQSAGGHTLPLGTSPACSQAGTVTSYGPTSSVALGFTPLGPSGPAFVQPLLSGQAPLLAPGQVGVSPVPSPQLPPACTAPGGPVITAFYPGSPAPTSAPLGPPSQVPPSLVYTVATSTTPPAATILPKGPPASATATPAPTSPFPSATGSMTYSLVAPKAQRPSPKAPQKVKAAIASIPVGSFESGSTGRPGPTSRQSLDSGASREPAASESELEGQPTPPALPPPPENWPPTARSSPPPPLPAEDRPGTKGPETASKFPSSSSDWRVPGLGLESRGEPPAPPSPAPAPATGPGGSSSGNSEGSSGRAAGDTPERKEVTSSGKKMKVRPPPLKKTFDSVDNRVLSEVDFEERFAELPEFRPEEVLPSPTLQSLATSPRAILGSYRKKRKNSTDLDSAPEDPTSPKRKMRRRSSCSSEPNTPKSAKCEGDIFTFDRTGTETEDVLGELEYEKVPYSSLRRTLDQRRALVMQLFQDHGFFPSAQATAAFQARYADIFPSKVCLQLKIREVRQKIMQAATPTEQPPGAEAPLPGPPPTGMAATPVPTPSPAGGPDPTSPGSDSGTAQAALPLPPPPEPGPGQPGWEEAPQPSPPPSGPSTAATGR; encoded by the exons ATGTACTCGGCCCACAGGCCCCTGATACCCGCGTCTGGCGCGGCCTCTCGTGGCCTCGGCATGTTCG TGTGGACAAATGTGGAACCCCGTTCTGTGGCTGTGTTCCCCTGGCACTCCTTAGTGCCCTTCCTGGCACCCAGCCAGCCAGACCCCTCTGTGCAGCCCAGTGAGGCCCAGCAACCTGCCAGCCACCCTGTGGCCTCCACCCAGAGCAAAG AACCTGCTGAATCAGCTGCTGTTGCTCATGAACAGCCATCAGGAGGGACAGGGGGTGCTGACCCTGGGCGGCCCCCCGGAGCTACATGCCCTGAGAGCCCAGGGCCTGGACCTCCACTCACATTGGGTGGTGTGGAGCCTGGTAAAAGTCTGCCTCCCACCACGGAGGAGGAGGCTCCTGGCCCTCCTGGAGAGCCCCGGTTGGACAGCGAGACAGAGAGTGACCATGATGACGC CTTCCTCTCCATCATGTCTcctgagatccagctgcctctgccacctggaaAGCGCCGCACCCAGTCCCTGAGTGCCCTGCCCAAGGAACGAGATTCCTCTTCTGAGAAGGACGGACGAAGTCCTAACAAG CGGGAGAAGGACCACATCCGCCGGCCCATGAACGCTTTCATGATCTTCAGCAAGCGGCACCGGGCCCTGGTCCACCAGCGGCACCCCAACCAGGACAACCGAACTGTCAGCAAGATCTTGGGAGAGTGGTGGTATGCCCTGGGGCCCAAGGAGAAGCAGAAATACCACGATCTGGCCTTCCAG GTGAAGGAGGCCCACTTCAAGGCCCACCCAGACTGGAAGTGGTGCAACAAGGACCGGAAGAAGTCCAGCTCAGAGGCCAAGCCCGCGAGCCTGGGCCTGGCCGGAGCGCACAAGGAGACGCGGGAGCGAAGCATGTCGGAGACGGGAACTGCTGCTGCCCCTGGGG TGTCTTCTGAGCTCCTGTCCGTTGCAGCCCAGACACTCCTGAGCTCGGACACCAAGGCTCCAGGGAGTGGCCCCTGTGGAGCAGACCGGCTACACACGGTTGGGGGCCCTGGTTCAGCCAGACCCAGAGCCTTCTCCCACAGTGGGGTGCACAGTCTTGATGGTGGGGAAGTAGACAGCCAGGCACTGCAAGAGCTGACCCAG ATGGTTTCTGGCCCCACATCATACTCCGGCCCAAAGCCTTCCTCCCAGTATGGCGCTCCAGGATCTTTTGCAGCTCCTGGTGAAGGAGGTACCTTGGCTACTAGTGGGCGGCCCCCACTGTTGCCCTCCCGAGCCTCTCGTTCCCAGCGTGCAGCCAGTGAGGACATGACCAGTGATGAAGAACGCATGGTCATCTGCGAGGAGGAAGGGGATGATGATGTCATCG CTGATGACAGCTTTGGCACCACTGACATTGATCTTAAGTGCAAGGAACGGGTGACTGACAGTGAGAGTGGAGACAGCTCTGGGGAGGACCCAGAGGGCAACAAG GGCTTTGGCCGTAAGGTGTTCTCACCTGTCATCCGGTCCTCCTTTACCCATTGCCGTCCAACCCTGGATCCTGAGCCTCCAGGGCCTCCGGATCCACCTGCAGCCTTCAGCAAAGGCTATGGTCccaccccatcctcctcctctgcaccCGCTTCCACCTCCGTCTCAGTCTCCACCTCCTTTTCACTGGGCTCTGGAACCTTTAAGACCCAGGAGTCTGGTCAGGGCAGCACAGCGGTCCCACTACGGCCCCCACCTCCTGGAGCTGGGGGCCCAACAACACCTTCCAAGGCCGCTCGGTTTCTTCCTACGGATCCTGCCACCTTCAGGCGCAAGAGACCTGAAAGTGTTGGTAGCCTGGAGGGACCAGGCCCCTCAGTCATTGCAGCACCTCCCGGTGCAGGAGGAAACATTCTGCAGACACTGGTCCTGCCTCCAAGCAAGGAGGAACGGGAGGGCAGAGtgccctcagccccagccccttcACTGGCCTATGGGGCTCCAGCAGCCCCTCTGTCCCGCCCTGCTGCCACCATGGTCACCAACGTGGTGCGGCCTGTGAGCAGCACTCCTGTGCCCATTGCCTCTAAGCCCTTTCCCACCTCTGGCCGGGCTGAGGCATCTTCAAATGACTCAGGAGGTGCCAGGACTGAAATGGGCAGTGGGTCTCGGGTGCCTGGGGGCTCCCCGTTGGGTGTCAGTTTAGTGTATTCAGATAAGAAGTCAGCGGCAGCCGCCTCACCAGCTCCGCACTTGGTAGCTGGACCCCTGTTGGGCACTGTGGGGAAGGCACCTGCTACTGTCACCAACTTGCTGGTGGGCACCCCAGGATATGGGGCTCCTGCATCCCCTGCTGTTCAGTTTATTGCCCAGGGAGCCCCAGGAAGTGCGGCCCCTGCAGGCTCAGGAGCAAGTGCTGGGAGTGGCCCCAATGGGCCAGTACCCCTGGGCATTCTGCAGTCAGGTGCCCTAGGTAAGGCTGGGGGAATTACCCAGGTGCAGTACATCCTGCCCACACTGCCCCAGCAGCTGCAAGTGGCACCTTCCCCAGCACAAGCCCCTGGGACCAAGGCAGCAACTCCCAGTGGCCCTGCACCCACCACCAGCATCCGTTTCACCCTCCCTCCGGGTACCTCGACCAACGGCAAGGTCCTGGCTGCCACTGCGCCCACTGCTGGCATCCCTATCCTGCAGTCCGtaccctcagccccaccccctaaAG CCCAGTCACTTTCTCCTGTCCAGGCCACACCTTCAGGTGGCTcagcccagctgctgcctggGAAGGTGCTAGTCCCCTTGGCTGCCCCTAGCATGTCAGTTCGAGGTGGAGGGGCTGGCCAGCCACTGCCCCTGGTTAGCTCGCCTTTCTCAGTACCTGTCCAAAATGGTGCCCAGCAACCTAGCAAG ATTATCCAGCTGACTCCTGTGCCTGTGAGCACACCTAGTGGCCTGGTGCCACCCCTGAGCCCAGCCACAATGCCGGGACCCACATCACAGCCTCAGAAGGTCCTGTTGCCCTCTTCCACAAG AATCACCTATGTGCAGTCAGCAGGTGGGCACACCCTTCCTCTGGGCACCAGCCCTGCATGTAGCCAGGCTGGAACTGTGACCTCATATGGGCCCACCAGCTCTGTAGCTCTGGGCTTCACCCCATTGGGGCCCAGTGGTCCTGCCTTTGTACAGCCGCTGCTCTCAG GCCAAGCTCCGTTGCTGGCTCCTGGCCAGGTGGGCGTGTCACCTGTGCCTAGcccccagctgcctcctgcctgtaCAGCCCCTGGAGGTCCTGTCATAACGGCATTTTACCCTGGCAGCCCTGCACCCACCTCAGCACCCCTAGGCCCACCTTCCCAAGTCCCGCCAAGCCTGGTCTATACTGTGGCCACCAGCACCACCCCACCTGCTGCTACCATTCTGCCCAAGGGCCCACCAGCTTCTGCCACTGCCACCCCAGCCCCAACTAGTCCTTTCCCTAGTGCTACAG GCTCCATGACCTACAGCTTAGTGGCTCCCAAGGCCCAGCGGCCCAGCCCAAAGGCCCCCCAGAAAGTAAAGGCAGCCATTGCAAGCATTCCTGTGGGGTCTTTTGAGTCGGGTAGCACTGGGCGGCCTGGACCTACATCCCGACAGTCTCTGGACTCTGGAGCATCCCGAGAGCCAGCTGCTTCAGAATCAGAGCTTGAGGGGCAGCCCACCCCCccagccctgcctcctcctccagagaACTGGCCTCCCACTGCCCGGAgcagccccccacctcccctgcctgCTGAAGATCGACCTGGCACCAAAGGCCCTGAGACT GCCAGCAAATTCCCCAGCTCATCTTCGGACTGGCGAGTTCCTGGGTTGGGCCTAGAGAGTCGTGGGGAGCCTCCCGCTCCTCCcagcccagctccagctccagccacAGGCCCTGGTGGAAGCAGCAGTGGCAACAGCGAGGGCAGTAGTGGGAGGGCAGCTGGGGACACACCTGAGCGCAAGGAAGTGACTAGTTCTGGCAAGAAGATGAAGGTGCGGCCCCCGCCCCTGAAGAAGACCTTTGACTCTGTGGACAA CAGGGTCCTGTCAGAAGTGGACTTTGAAGAGCGGTTTGCTGAGCTCCCCGAGTTCCGACCAGAGGAGGTGCTGCCCTCACCCACCCTGCAGTCCCTGGCCACCTCACCTCGGGCCATCCTTGGTTCCTACcgcaagaagaggaagaattcCACTG ACCTGGACTCAGCGCCTGAGGACCCCACCTCGCCCAAGCGCAAGATGAGGAGACGTTCCAGCTGCAGCTCAGAGCCCAACACCCCCAAGAGTGCCAAGTGCGAGGGGGACATCTTTACCTTTGACCGCACAG GTACTGAGACGGAGGACGTGCTCGGGGAGCTGGAGTACGAGAAGGTGCCCTATTCGTCACTGCGGCGCACGCTGGACCAACGCCGGGCCCTGGTCATGCAGCTCTTTCAGGACCATGGCTTCTTCCCATCAG CCCAGGCCACAGCAGCCTTTCAGGCCCGCTATGCAGACATCTTCCCATCCAAGGTGTGTCTGCAACTGAAGATCCGAGAGGTCCGCCAGAAGATCATGCAGGCAGCCACTCCCACAGAGCAGCCCCCTGGGGCCGAGGCCCCCCTCCCTGGACCACCCCCTACTGGCATGGCTGCtacccctgtccccacccccagccctgctgGGGGCCCTGACCCCACCTCTCCAGGCTCGGACTCTGGCACTGCCCAAGCTGCCCTGCCACTGCCTCCACCCCCAGAGCCTGGGCCTGGACAGCCTGGCTGGGAGGAGGCTCCCCaaccctcacctcctccctctggCCCCTCCACAGCTGCCACAGGCAGGTGA